The Athene noctua chromosome 31, bAthNoc1.hap1.1, whole genome shotgun sequence sequence CCCCTCCCTCACTATCTACCCCCCCAGTCTATCCTTCTCAGACCCCCCCCACACTCTGTCCCCCCCCAAGATCCTAccacacccccccaaatcccccccagatcccccccacacacactttgtCCCCCCCAAGATCCTGCCacacccccccaaatctccccaaacccccctagatccccctaaacccccccacacacacactctgtcCCCCCCAAGATCCTGCCacacccccccaaatctccccaaacccccctagatccccctaaacccccccccacacacactctgtCCCCCCCAAGATCCTGccacacccccccaaatccccctagacccccccagatccccccacacacactctgtCCCCCCCAAGATCCTGCCacaccccccaaatccccccaaaccctcctagatcccccccaacccccccaagaTCCTGCCacacccccccaaatctccccaaacccccctagatccccccaaacccccccacacacactctgtCCCCCCCAAGATCCTGCCACacccccccaaatctcctcaaACCCCCCTAgatcccccccaacccccccacacacactctctGTCCCCCCCAAGATCCTGccacaccccccccaatccccccccgtCTAtccctccccaaatcccccccaaacccccctagatccccccaaacccccacacacactctcTGTCCCCCCCAAGATCCTGCcacacccccccaatccccccccccgtCTAtccctccccaaatcccccccaaacccccctagatccccccaaccccccccacacactctCTGTCCCCCCCAAGATCCTGccacaccccccccaatccccccccaccGTCTAtccctccccaaatcccccccccacgcccctcccCTCACTCTctacccccccaaacccccccccccagtgccgcCGCTCACCCTCCTCCCCATACTTGTCGAAGATCTCCCGTTTCTTGGGGTCGCTGAGGACGTCGTAGGCCTCGGCCACCTCCTTGAAGCGTTCCTCGGCCCCCGGCTCCTTGTTCTTGTCGGGGTGGAAGCGCAGGGCCTGCCGGCGGTACGCCCGCCTCACGTCCTCCCCCGAGGCGCCGCGGGACAGCCCCAGCGTCCGGTAATAATCCTTCCCCatcccgccgcctccccccgccgccgccgccgcttcacTGAGGCGATGGCGGAACCTTCCAgaggccgccgcccgcctcgccccgcccccccggcgccgcTCCGCCAATCCGAGAGCGGAACGTGCTGGGAGAAGGGAGTGGCGCGAGGTTGGCGCCTGCGCGGTGGGAGGGGAGGGGTTGGGGGCGGGGTCAGGGTTATGCCACGCCCCTTATTCtacgccccgccccggcccggcccggctcccgcTGAGTGTTGTGGtggaaaggcgggggggggggggggtgggggggtgcttgTCACCCGCAGCCAGCGTCAGCCTGAGGGACAGCCCGTCCCTGTCACCATGGCAACCGTCACCCGGGAGACAATCGTCACTCTGAGGGACAGCTTGTTGTCACCCGCCGTGACAACACTGTCACCTATAGCCACTGTCAACCTGACAGCCTGTCCTTGTCACCCGCCGTGACAACTTTGTCACCCATAGCCACTGTCACCCTGACAGACAGCCTGTCCCTGTCACCTGCCGTGACAAACTTGTCACCCATAGCCACTGTTACCCTGACAGACCACCTGTCCCTGTCACCTGCCGTGACAAACTTGTCACCCATAGCCACTGTTACCCTGACAGACCGCCTGTCCCTGTCACCTGCCGTGACAAACTTGTCACCCATAGCCACTGTCACCCTGACAGACAGCCTGTCCCTGTCACCTGCCGTGACAAACTTGTCACCCATAGCCACTGTCACCCTGACAGACAGCCTGTCCCTGTCACCTGCCGTGACAAACTTGTCACCCATAGCCACTGTCACCCTGACAGACAGCCTGTCCCTGTCACCTGCCGTGACAAACTTGTCACCCATAGCCACTGTCACCCTGACAGACAGCCTGTCCCTGTCACCTGCCGTGACAAACTTGTCACCCATAGCCACTGTCATCCTGACAGACAGCCTGTCACCTGCCGTGACAAACTTGTCACCCATAACCACTGTCACCCTGACAGACCGCCTGTCCCTGTCACCTGCCGTGACAAACTTGTCACCCATAGCCACTGTCACCCTGACAGACAGCCTGTCACCTGCCGTGACAACCTTGTCACCCATAGCCACTGTCACCCTGACAGACAGCCTGTCCCTATTACCCGCCGTGACAACTTTGTCACCCATAGCCACTGTCACCCTGACAGACAGCTTGTCCCTGTCACCTGCCGTGACAAACTTGTCACCCATAGCCACTGTCACTCTGACAGACCGCCTGTCCCTGTCACCCACTGTGACAACCCTGTCACACACAGGCCACCGTCACCCACAGGGACAACCTGTCCTCGTCACCCAGGGCCACTGTCACCCTGAGACAGCCACTGCAATCATCAGCCACAGTGACATCCTGTCCCCGTCACCCACAGCAACCGTCACCCACAGTGTCAGCCTGTCACCCATGGCAACTGTCACTCTGAGAGACAGCCTGATCCTGTCACCCACAGCGACAACCCTGTCACCCACAACCACTGTCACCCTCAGTGACAACCTGCCCCTGACACACAGTGACCACCATCTGCAGTGACAGCCTGTCGCTGTCACCCACAGCAACTGTCACCTCCAGTGAGAACCTGTTCCTGTCACCTACAGCCACTGTCACCCACAGTGACAACCATCACCCTGAGGGACAGCCTGTCCTGTCATCCACCATGACAACCCTGTCACCCACAAGACACCATCATCTCCAGTGACAACCACAGCCACTGTCACCCTCAGTCACAACTCATCCCTGTCACTTGCTGTGACAACCCTGTCACCCACGACCACTGTCCCACTGAGAGACAGCCCACCCTGTCACCCCTGATAACCGACACACCAGGAGGTGGCTGCCCCCGTCACCCACCATGACAACCCTGTCACCCACAGCCAGTGATCCGCAGTGACAACCTGTTGTCACCCAGGGCCACTGTCACCCAGAGAGAGCGACCCACAAGGGAATATGGGGGACAGGTGGCCGAGGGGATGCAGGGCCACGGGGGTCATGGGGACAAGGAGATACCTGGtcacagggacacgggggggacacgggggggacacggggtccctgtgccccccccgtccccgtgtcccctgcACCCCAAAGTGTCCCCATGCCCTGACGTGCCCCCCATAgggtccccccatgtccccaggcgTGTCCCCCAAGCCCCTCCCCTTCACCCCAGGCCCCTCCCACCTCCCCGAGACCACGCCCACCCATaagccccgccccgctccccaaGCCTCACGCGGAACCAGTCCCGCAGCCCAACCGCCACGCCGCAAGCCCATTGGCTCCCTCCGCCGTCACTCCGCGTCCCGCCTCCACTTCCCATTGGCCGCCGCGCTGTCAGGCGTTCCCGTTGCCCTGGAAACTGGCGGGGCAGGAAGTGGGGAGAGGGCAGAGGCGGGGCTGCCGGACCCCCGGGTTCTGATTGGCTGTTTGCCACCAGCCGGTCAGCGGCGATTGGCGGGCGGCGCGGGCCCCGCCCGCCAGGTGAACCGGACGGATCACGTGGAGGGGGAGCGGGCacccggcggcagcggcggagcagCGGCGGCCATGAAGCACTACgaggtgaggcggcggcggcgccgcccgccccgggcccgggcctgggcccagccccggccccgctcccagccccgccTCCCCCTCCACGCCCGGGCCCCTCGGACGCCGCGTTTCTCGCTCGGGGCCGCCGCGACCCTTTTCGCGCATGcgcgggggggggaaaggggcacCGGGCCGCGACACTGCGCATGCGCCGCGGCTTGGCGCCGCCGTTCCCAccgcgcgggggggggggccgtcGCTATGCGCATGCGCAGCAGGGCGGGATTCCGGGGATGCGCAGACTGCGCATGCGTAGGCGCGCAGCTCTCGGGTTGCGCATGCGCAGTGGTGGGTGCGAAGGCGGGGCCTGCGCCcggagccgggcccgggccctTCACCGGGGCCTCAGGCCTCCGGTGGGGCCCGGGACGGTTCGAGGGGACCCGGGACGGTTCAGCGGGGCCCGGGACGGTTCATCAGGGCTCAACCGCTGCCCCGGGCCCGTCCCGCCGAGCCTTGCCCGGGCCTGTCGTGGCCGTGCCTCGCCCCGTTTGGCCCCACACCCCGCCTGTCGCAACAGCCGTGACGGGGGGGTGACGGCAGCCGGGACGGTGACGGCAGCCGGGACGGTGtcgggcgcggcggccgcccacgctccccccccccccccaggagggACAGGCGAGGTGTCACCTCGGGggtagcggggggggggggggggctcggtgtCCCCTCATGGACGGTGCTTGGGGGTGATTCCCGCTGCCCCCGGCGGGAAGAacctcgctgcctgcaccgggaggattccctccccctccccgttCCACCGCCCCGGGCAGGGGAACGGCAGCGCGGGGGCTGGGAGGGCGGGTCCTGCCCGCGGCGCTGCCAGCCCCGGCCTGCCCAGCCCGTcaggccgccgcgccccgccggcgggGGCGAGAAACGGAGCCCCAACACGGTGTgtacccccccgcccccccttaaTAGTGTCACCACCCCGGGGGgcggctgtgaccccccccaagGTCCCCACGAGTGGGAGGGGTGGAAGCGGTGACACCCCCGGGTGGCCCCGTCCCACCGGCGGTGGCAGCAGGAGGGGCCGCGGCCGCGGGCGGATTCTTGTCATAGCTCGGCGGTGACGGTGACACcgctggggggggacacgccgCCACCCGGCTGGGAGGAAGAGCCAAAAtaaacctgccccccccccccccccccccccccgtccccgaaCCCTCCGCCAGCCCCGTCTCTGTCACCGTCACCACGCTCGCGGCACCCTCACGCCTCGTTTGGCATGTCCAGGGTTGCTCCTGGGGGTGTCACACCACCGGCCCCCCACAGGGTGACAGACCCTTGTCTGTGACGGGGTGTCACAGGGGTGACACATCCCTGTCCCCTGCTGGGGTGAGCGAGGGTGACAGACCCTCgttggggtgtcccaggggtggCAGACCCCTGTCCCCATTGGGGTGTCACTGTGTGACAGACCCCTGTCCCCattggggtgtcccagggggGACAGACCCTCgttggggtgtcccaggggtgaCAGACCCCTGTCCCCATTGGGGTGTCACTGTGTGACAGACCCCTGTCCCCattggggtgtcccagggggGACAGACCCTCgttggggtgtcccaggggtgaCAGACCCCTGTCCCCATTGGGGTGTCACTGTGTGACAGACCCCTGTCCCCattggggtgtcccagggggGACAGACCCTCgttggggtgtcccaggggtgaCAGACCCCTGTCCCCATTGGGGTGTCACTGTGTGACAGACCCCTGTCCCCattggggtgtcccagggggGACAGACCCTCgttggggtgtcccaggggtgaCAGACCCCTGTCCCCATTGGGGTGTCACTGTGTGACAGACCCCTGTCCCCattggggtgtcccaggggtgaCAGACCCCTGTCCCCATTGGGGTGTCACTGTGTGACAGACCCCTGTCCCCattggggtgtcccaggggtgaCAGACCCCTGTCCCCATTGGGGTGTCACTGTGTGACAGACCTCTGTCCCCATTGGGGTGTCACTGTGTGACAGACCTCTGTCCCCATTGGGGTGTCTCAGGGGTGACAGACTCCTGTCCCCattggggtgtcccaggggtgaCACATCCCCGTCCCCCACTGGGGTAGCCAGGGGTGACAGACCCTTGTCGCCTTGTCACAAAGTGACATAgacctgtgtccccccccccgcctccccaggGTGACCCGGGGGTGACATCCAGCCACAATTTGGCCAGGCCTGTCCCCACCCTCACGCCACCAAGCACCttggggacctgggggtgctggggggggggtgtccagccTTACCTCCCGCCCGCGCCGCGCTCCTGTCCCCTCCGTCTCCTCTGTCCACCCGTCCCTGTCCCTCCCCGAGCACCGAGTGACCCTGTCCCCCCTGGGGCCACCTCCAGGGCCACCTTTAGGGCCACCTCCAGGGCCACCAGGGCCAAGAGCCACCCCAGGGTGGgaggtggcagggaggggggggggaggtttaTATTTAGCAGCTCCCCGCGGACCGATCGGGTTTCGGCTGGGCGCGGCGGCCTCCCCGCCGCGGTGTCCCCACGAGCCGGTGACATGGAGGCAGCGGGGTTGCCCCGGGAGGGGGGTCAGGTGTCCCCGTCCCCCGTCCTGGGGCTGTGGCGCCAGGCTCCCCCCGCCAAGAAGACGAAGAAAGCCGTCCTCTTCTTCGAGGTGGAGATCCTGGACGCCCGGACGCGGGAGAAACTCTGCTTCCTCGATAAGGTACCTGCAGGGGAGGGGACGTGGCCCCTCCCTattgtcccctgtcccccccccgggtGGCGTTGGtggggtggaggaaggggaaactgaggcacgggtgCCCCAACGGCCTCTTGGTTGCCCGCAGGTGGAGCCTCACGCCACCGTGGCCGAGATCAAGAGCCTCTTCACCAAGGCCCGTACGTAcggatggggacaaggacagggacgGGGACCCTTCGCCAGGAACCCCTGGGGACCCtctgtggggtgctggggaccctCATTTTGCCTGGGGGACCCATCCTGGGGCTGTGGGCATCCCCCGTCCCAGGGTGGTGGGGACCTTCATAGTGACCGAGGACCTGTCACGGGGCCATCGTGGTCCCTGTTGGGACCCATCATGGGACCTTGGGGACCCTCATCGTGACCAAGGACCTTTTGTGGGGCCGTAGGGACCCCCGTCACGGGGGGCTGGGGACCCTCATTTTGCCTGGGGGACCCATCCTGGGGCTGTGGGGATCCCCGTCCCAGGGTGGTGGGGACATTAACCGTGGCCGAGGACCTGTCACGGGGCCGTCGTTGTCACCATGGGACCTTGGGGACCCTTGTCATGACCTTTTGTGGGGCCATAGGGACCCCCGTCACGGGGGGCTGGGGACCCTCGTGGTGGCCAAGGACCCACCCCAGGGCCGTGGGGACATTTTATGGGGACATTGTGGTCCCCACAATGACCAGGGACCCATCGCGAgtccctggggacccccaaagGTGACCAGAGACCTGTCACGGGGCCGTGGGGACACCCGTCACGGGGCCATCGTGACTGGGGACACTCCACGGGGCCATCCGCTGTGACCAGGGACCCATCACCGGGCCTTGGGGGACCCCCTTTTGTCACCTGTCATAGCCCCCTGGGGACCCCTCCCCATTGTGACAGCGCCCCCAGCGCGGTGCCATCGCTGTCCCCCGCCGCAGCCGTGTCCCCTCGGTGCCACCAACACTGTCCCTTCTCTCCCGCAGATCCCCAGTGGTACCCGGCCAGACAGTCCCTGCGCCTGGACCCCAGTGAGTGCCACCGCGCGGGGAGGGACAGGGGGGGCGTGTGgctgtccccaaggtgtccccgaAGTGTCCCCAACCCCGCCGCGTGTCCCCGCAGAGGGCAGGTCGCTGAAGGACGAGGACGTGCTGCAGACCCTCCCCGTGGGCACCACCGCCACCTTCTACTTCCGTGACCTGGGGGCCCAGATCAGCTGGGTGACGGTGAGGCGTCCGTctgtccctctgcctgtccctctgtccGTCCCCTTGTCCCTCCCTGCGTCCCtctgtccatctctctgtctgttTTGCTGTCCCTCCCTCTGTCCgtctgtccctgtccctccatctgtccctgtccctctgtTCCTCCAGCTCTCTGTCCATTCCTGTGTCcatctgtccgtccctctgtctgCTCCTCGGTCCCTGTCCCCCTCCAGCTCTcctctgtccgtctgtctgtccctctctCTGTCCCTTTGTCCACCCCATTGTCCCTCTCTGCATCCCTCTGTCCGTCCCTCCATCTACTGCTCTGTCCCTCCATCCgtccctgtccctctgtccctccatCCGTCTCTCTGTCCATTCctgtgtccatctgtctgtccctccGTCTGCTCCTCTGTCTGTTCCcatgtctgtctgtccgtccatccatccctgtgtccctccctctgtctgtctgtccgtttCTCCCTCCATCTGcttctctgtccctctgtcccttccTCTGTCCCTTCAGCTCCCCTCCCTCTGTCTgtgtgtccctgtccctccctgtgtccctctgtccctccccatgtccctctgtcccccaATCCCCCATccctgtgtctgtctgtccctgcATCCCCCGCtgggtccccatgtccctctgtctgtccccgtgtccccttcCAGCCCCCTCCCTGTCCGTGTGTCTGTCCCTCCACCCTCCCACCACCCCTCTCCATGGGCCCACCCCTGCCCCCGTGTCCCCTTCGCGTGTCACCATGTCCCTCTATGTGCCTCCCCATCCGTCCGTCTGTCCATgcgtccatctgtctgtctgtccactCCTGTGTCCCTCTGTGTGTCCCTTGTCCCTCCACACCTCCCCATATCCCTCTGTCCCTCcagctcccctccctctgcctgtgtgtccctccccatgtccctctgtcccccaATCCCCTatccctgtgtccctctgtccctccagctcccctccctgtgtccctctgtccctccctgtGTCGCTCTGtccctccccatgtccctctgtcccccagtcccccatccctgtgtccctctgtccctcccgcTCCGCTCCCTCTGTCTGTGTccctccctgtgtccctctgtccctcctcATGTGCCTCTGTCCCCCAAtcccccatccctgtgtccctctgtctgtccctctgtccctccagctcccctccctctgtctgtgtgtccctccctgtgtccctctgtccctccctgtgtccctctgtcccccaatcccccatccctgtgtccctctgtccctccagctcctctccctctgtctgtgtgtccctccctgtgtccctctgtccctccccatgtccctctgtcccccaatcccccatccctgtgtccctctgtccccccagctcccctccctctGTCTGCGTGTccctccctgtgtccctctgtccctccctgtccccttccagccccctccctgtccgtgtgtccgtccctCCACCCTCCCACCACCCCTCTCCACGTGCCCACCCCTGCCTCCGCGTCCCTTTTGCGTGTCACCGTGTCCCTCCGCCTGCCCCCGCCATCcatccgtccgtctgtccgtccgtccatccgtccgtctgtccgtccgtccatctgtccgtctgtccatccgGCCGCAGGTCTTCCTGACGGAGTACGCGGGGCCGCTGCTCATTTACCTGCTCTTCTACTTCCGTGTCCCCTTCCTCTACGGCCCCCGCTACGACTTCACCGCCAGCCGACACCCCGTCGTCCAGTCAgtgttggggtggtttttttttttggggggggggtcagggggggccctgggggggctgggagagggctgggggggagaCACCAGGAAGCTGAATTGGGGGTAGTTGGATCCAGGGGGCTGATTTGGGGGGTTGTGAGATATGGGGGGGGgctgtcccgggggggggggggcatggggctGAGTTGGGGGTTATAGGgcctggggggggttgggggggggctgAATTGGGGGTCTTGAAGGCTGGGGGGCtaccctgggggtgctgggggccatCTTGGGGGGGTCTTGGGGCTGAATTGGGGGCATAGGATGGGGGGGGGCTAccctgggggggttgggggccaTCTTGGGGGGGTCTTGGGGCTGAATTGGGGGTTTTAGGATGGGGGgactgtgctggggggggggagtgtggaGCTGCTTTGGGGGGGGCTGATTCAATTCTGGGGGCACTGGAGCCATGTTGGGGGGGTCATGGGGCTGAAttgggggctgccctggggggggctggagagcTGAATTGGGGGGGTCATAGGATTGGGGGGGGGCAGCcttgggggtgatgtggggggggaggcagaggctcTCTGGGGGTTCAgggactttgggggggggggcacagccctgggggggggggtgctcaGGGACAGCACTGGGGGCCATGGGGGGTAGGGGTGGGGGTGTGACAGCCCCTGCAGGCACAGGGGtctcggggggggggtgtgtgtgtgtgtgtgtgacgggGGCATGTCCCCAATGTcggtgtccccccccgtgtcccccccagcctggcGTGCTGTTGTCACTCCTTCCACTACGTCAAGCGCCTGCTGGAGACGCTCTTCGTCCACCGCTTCTCCACGGCACCATGCCCCTGCGCAACATCTTCAAGGTGACACCCGTGTCAcccgctgtcccctccctgtcccccaccccaccggggacacccccccccccccccgttccccacagcctcagcacccccaccgggtccctcccaccaccccctcctctccccagcaccccacggGAAGTCCTGTGGccccacccctgggtgctggcagctgggtGTCCCCAGGTGTCACCCGGCCACCACGCgcgcgtgcgtgtgtgtgtgtgtgtcccctcaatgtccccaacgtgtccccaacGTCCTCCCGTGTCCCCCAGAACTGCACCTACTACTGGGGCTTGCCGCCTGGATGGCTATTACATCAACCACCCCGCTGTACACCCCCCCCGGTTGAGTGTCACTGTcacctgtccctgtcccctgtcaCACCAACCACCTGCTGTACACCCCAACCCGGTGAGTGTCACCGTCACTGTcacctgtccctgtcccctgtcaCACCAACCACCTGCTGTACACCCCCCCGGTGAGTGTCACTGTcacctgtccctgtccccctATCACACCAACCACCCCCCGTACACCTTTCCTGGGTGAGTGTCACCGTCACTGTCACCTGTCCCCCATCCCCTGTCACACCAACCACACCCTGTACACCCCCCCTGGTGagtgtcactgtcaccatcactgtcacctgtccctgtcccctgtcaCACCAACCACCACTGTACACCTGTCCTGGTGAGTGTCCTGTCACCGTCCCCTGTCCCCCATCCCCTGTCACACCAACCACCTGATGTACACCCTCTGTGGTGAGTGTCACTGTCACCTGTCCTTGTCCCCTCTCACACCAACCACCCCACTATACACCCCTCCGGTGAGTGTCACCGTCGCTGTCACCATCACTGTCACCTGTCTTCTGTCACACCAGCCATGTGCTGTACACGTCCCTGGTGAGTGTCACTGTCACCATAACTGTCACCTGTCCCTTGTTACACCAACCACCCACTGTACACTTCTGGTGATTGTCACATCTCCTGTCACATCACTGTCACCTGTCCCTGTCCCACCAACCACTCACTATACGCTCCCTGGTGAGTGTCACTGTCACCTGTCCCATCCCCTGTCACATCAACCACCCCCCTGAACACCCTCCCAGTGTCACTTTCACTGTCACCATCACCGTCACCCGTCACCCGTCCCTTGTCACACCCGCAACACACTCTCCCTGGTGGGTGTCACCGTCACTGTCACCTGTCCCTGTCTCTTGTCACACCACCCACCCATTTTACACTCCCTGGTGTTTCTGTCCCCTG is a genomic window containing:
- the LOC141972193 gene encoding LOW QUALITY PROTEIN: very-long-chain enoyl-CoA reductase-like (The sequence of the model RefSeq protein was modified relative to this genomic sequence to represent the inferred CDS: inserted 4 bases in 4 codons), coding for MKHYEVEILDARTREKLCFLDKVEPHATVAEIKSLFTKAHPQWYPARQSLRLDPKGRSLKDEDVLQTLPVGTTATFYFRDLGAQISWVTVFLTEYAGPLLIYLLFYFRVPFLYGPRYDFTASRHPVVHLACCCHSFHYVKRLLETLFVHRFXHGTMPLRNIFKNCTYYWGXAAWMAITSTTPLYTPPAYGDEQVKLALAVFLFCQLGNFSIHVALRNLRPAGSKTRKIPYPTRNPFTWLFLLVSCPNYTYEVGSWIGFTIMTQCLPVALFSLVGFVQMAIWAXGKHRSYLREFRDXPPLRSPIVPFLL